In the genome of Corythoichthys intestinalis isolate RoL2023-P3 chromosome 19, ASM3026506v1, whole genome shotgun sequence, one region contains:
- the eif2s1b gene encoding eukaryotic translation initiation factor 2 subunit 1b — translation MPGLSCRFYQHRFPEVEDVVMVNVRSIAEMGAYVSLLEYNNIEGMILLSELSRRRIRSINKLIRIGRNECVVVIRVDKEKGYIDLSKRRVSPEEAIKCEDKFTKSKTVYSILRHVAEVLEYSKDEQLESLYQRTAWVFDERYKRPGYGAYDVFKQAVSDPSILGDLDLTEEERSVLIDNINRRLTPQAVKIRADIEVACYGYEGIDAVKEALRAGLSCSTEAMPIKINLIAPPRYVMTTTTLERTEGLSVLNQAMAAIKEKIEEKRGVFNIQMEPKVVTDTDETELARQLERLERENAEVDGDDDAEEMEAKTED, via the exons ATGCCGGGGCTCAGCTGCCGATTCTACCAGCACCGCTTCCCAGAAGTGGAGGACGTGGTCATGGTGAACGTGAGGTCCATCGCTGAGATGGGTGCCTACGTCAGCCTTCTGGAGTACAACAACATAGAGGGCATGATCCTCCTGAGCGAGCTGTCGCGTCGGCGTATCCGCTCCATCAACAAGCTCATCCGCATAGGACGCAATGAGTGCGTGGTCGTCATACGAGTGGACAAAGAGAAAG GATACATTGATCTGTCAAAAAGAAGAGTTTCACCAGAGGAGGCTATCAAGTGTGAAGATAAATTCACAAAATCTAAAACG GTGTACAGTATCTTGCGCCACGTTGCCGAAGTGCTGGAGTATAGCAAAGACGAGCAGCTGGAGAGCTTGTACCAGCGCACGGCTTGGGTCTTTGACGAAAGGTACAAGCGGCCGGGATACGGCGCCTACGATGTCTTCAAACAAGCTGTGTC TGATCCTTCCATCTTGGGTGATCTGGACCTGACAGAAGAAGAGCGATCTGTGCTTATCGACAACATCAACAGGAGACTCACACCGCAAGCTGTCAAGATCCGCGCAG acatTGAAGTTGCATGTTATGGCTATGAGGGCATCGATGCTGTGAAGGAAGCGCTGAGAGCAGGACTGAGCTGCTCTACGGAAGCCATGCCCATTAAG ATTAACCTGATTGCTCCGCCTCGCTACGTGATGACCACCACCACTCTGGAGCGCACAGAGGGCCTCTCTGTCCTCAATCAGGCCATGGCGGCCATCAAGGAGAAAATTGAAGAGAAGAGGGGCGTCTTTAACATCCAAATGGAG CCCAAGGTGGTGACAGACACAGATGAGACAGAGCTGGCCAGGCAATTGGAGCGGCTAGAGAGAGAAAACGCAGAGGTGGACGGAGATGATGACGCAGAGGAGATGGAGGCCAAAACCGAGGACTAG